From Aquificaceae bacterium, a single genomic window includes:
- the fusA gene encoding elongation factor G, which translates to MARLVPIERLRNIGIVAHIDAGKTTTTERILYYTGKTYKIGEVHEGAATMDWMPQERERGITITAATTACYWKDHQINIIDTPGHVDFSVEVVRSMKVLDGIIFIFSAVEGVQPQSEANWRWADRFGVPRIAFINKLDRLGADFYRVFNEIEKKLSIKPVAVQIPIGAEDQFKGVVDLMDMKAIIWLEETLGAKYEVVDIPSEYADRAQEWRAKMVEAIVEKDDELMMRYLEGEEIPTQDLKRVLRKATINKELVPVLCGSAFKNKGVQPLLDAVLDYLPSPLDVPPVRGINPKTSEEEERKPLDEEPFCAYAFKVMSDPYAGQLTYFRVFSGKVTAGSYVYNATKDKKERVGRLLLMHANSREDVQEVSAGEIVAAVGMDAATGDTLCDEKHPILLEKLEFPEPVISMAIEPKTKKDQEKLSQVLNKFMKEDPTFKASADPETGQTLIHGMGELHLEIIVDRMKREYGIEVNVGKPQVAYKETIKGKAVAEGKFIRQTGGRGQYGHAVIEIEPLERGQGFIFENAIVGGIIPKEFIPAVEEGVKEAMQNGVLAGYPVVDVKVKLFDGSYHEVDSSEMAFKIAGSLAFKEASRKAGLVLLEPIMEVEVETPEDYVGDVIGDLNSRRGKIMGMENKGIITAIRAYVPLAEMFGYATTLRSLTQGRGTFIMKFSHYDEVPQSIAEQIVGERTLAAK; encoded by the coding sequence ATGGCAAGGCTTGTTCCCATAGAAAGGCTCAGGAACATAGGAATAGTGGCTCACATAGACGCAGGTAAAACCACAACTACGGAAAGGATACTCTATTACACGGGCAAAACTTACAAGATAGGTGAGGTGCACGAGGGTGCTGCCACAATGGACTGGATGCCTCAGGAGAGGGAAAGGGGCATAACCATAACCGCCGCAACCACCGCCTGCTACTGGAAGGACCATCAGATAAACATCATAGACACGCCAGGGCACGTAGACTTCTCGGTGGAAGTGGTCCGTTCCATGAAGGTGCTGGATGGCATAATCTTCATCTTCTCAGCGGTGGAAGGTGTCCAGCCCCAGTCGGAGGCAAACTGGAGGTGGGCAGACAGGTTTGGTGTTCCCAGAATCGCCTTTATAAACAAGCTGGACAGACTGGGTGCAGACTTCTACAGGGTTTTCAACGAGATAGAGAAAAAGCTCAGCATAAAGCCGGTGGCAGTCCAGATACCCATAGGTGCCGAGGACCAGTTTAAGGGCGTGGTGGACCTCATGGACATGAAGGCCATAATCTGGCTTGAGGAGACCCTGGGTGCAAAGTATGAGGTGGTGGATATTCCTTCAGAGTATGCTGACAGGGCTCAGGAATGGCGTGCAAAGATGGTGGAGGCTATCGTGGAAAAGGACGATGAGCTCATGATGAGATACCTTGAGGGAGAGGAAATACCCACACAGGACCTCAAGAGGGTCCTCAGGAAGGCAACCATAAACAAGGAGCTCGTTCCAGTCCTCTGCGGTTCAGCCTTCAAGAACAAGGGTGTTCAGCCCCTTCTGGACGCAGTTCTGGATTACCTGCCCTCTCCCCTTGATGTTCCACCTGTGCGCGGAATAAACCCAAAAACCTCAGAGGAAGAGGAAAGAAAACCTCTTGATGAAGAGCCTTTCTGTGCCTATGCCTTCAAGGTAATGAGCGACCCATACGCAGGTCAGCTCACCTACTTCAGGGTATTCTCTGGAAAGGTCACAGCAGGTTCTTATGTTTACAACGCCACCAAGGACAAGAAGGAAAGGGTGGGAAGGCTTCTTCTCATGCACGCCAACTCAAGGGAAGATGTGCAGGAAGTCTCCGCTGGTGAAATAGTGGCTGCTGTGGGAATGGACGCGGCAACTGGAGACACCCTCTGCGATGAAAAGCATCCCATACTTCTTGAAAAGTTAGAGTTCCCAGAGCCTGTTATATCTATGGCAATAGAGCCCAAAACAAAGAAAGACCAGGAAAAACTGTCTCAGGTGCTAAACAAGTTTATGAAGGAAGACCCCACCTTCAAGGCAAGCGCAGACCCGGAAACTGGCCAGACCCTCATACATGGTATGGGAGAGCTTCACCTTGAGATAATAGTGGACAGAATGAAGAGAGAATACGGTATTGAGGTAAACGTAGGCAAGCCTCAGGTTGCCTACAAGGAGACCATAAAGGGTAAGGCGGTGGCGGAGGGTAAGTTCATACGTCAGACGGGTGGTAGGGGTCAGTATGGACATGCAGTCATAGAAATAGAACCCCTTGAAAGGGGTCAGGGCTTTATCTTTGAAAACGCCATAGTGGGTGGAATAATACCCAAGGAGTTTATTCCTGCGGTAGAAGAAGGCGTAAAAGAGGCCATGCAGAACGGTGTGCTTGCTGGTTATCCAGTGGTGGACGTAAAGGTCAAACTCTTTGATGGTTCCTACCACGAGGTGGACTCTTCAGAGATGGCCTTCAAGATTGCTGGCTCTCTCGCCTTCAAAGAAGCTTCAAGGAAGGCGGGGCTTGTTCTTCTTGAGCCCATAATGGAAGTGGAAGTGGAAACACCTGAGGATTATGTGGGTGATGTGATAGGAGACCTCAACTCAAGACGCGGCAAAATCATGGGTATGGAAAACAAGGGCATAATAACCGCCATAAGGGCATACGTGCCCCTTGCGGAGATGTTTGGTTATGCCACCACACTCAGGAGCTTGACACAGGGAAGAGGAACCTTTATAATGAAATTTTCTCATTACGATGAGGTTCCCCAGAGCATAGCAGAGCAGATAGTTGGGGAAAGAACCTTAGCAGCAAAATAA
- the rpsG gene encoding 30S ribosomal protein S7, whose protein sequence is MPRKGPVPAREIAPDPKYGDVVVHKLINKVMESGKKSVAEWIVYNALESAAKEVNMHPVELLHKVVEKLKPEFEVRPRRVGGATYQVPVEVPPRRQVSLALKWLVQSARERSKHRGSYTMVERLKAELLDALQEKGGAIKKKEDTHKMAEANKVFAHFRW, encoded by the coding sequence ATGCCAAGGAAAGGTCCAGTTCCTGCAAGAGAGATAGCGCCAGACCCCAAATACGGGGATGTTGTAGTCCACAAGCTGATTAACAAGGTAATGGAAAGCGGCAAAAAGTCTGTGGCGGAGTGGATAGTCTACAACGCCCTTGAATCTGCAGCAAAAGAGGTCAACATGCATCCTGTTGAGCTACTTCACAAGGTGGTGGAAAAGTTAAAACCAGAGTTTGAAGTGCGTCCCAGAAGGGTAGGTGGTGCCACCTACCAGGTTCCCGTGGAGGTTCCACCCCGCAGACAGGTAAGCCTTGCCCTCAAGTGGCTCGTTCAGTCTGCAAGGGAGAGGTCAAAACACAGGGGAAGCTACACAATGGTGGAAAGGCTAAAAGCTGAGCTTCTTGATGCTCTTCAGGAAAAGGGTGGCGCCATAAAGAAAAAGGAAGACACCCACAAGATGGCAGAGGCCAACAAGGTCTTTGCACATTTCAGATGGTAA
- the rpsL gene encoding 30S ribosomal protein S12 — protein sequence MPTINQLVKQGREARKKKSKAPALQGNPQKRGVCVRVYTVTPKKPNSALRKVTRVRLSNGIEVTAYIPGEGHNLQEHSLVLVRGGRVKDLPGVRYKVVRGALDTAGVANRRQSRSKYGAKRPKPGQQAQAKGGKK from the coding sequence ATGCCTACCATAAACCAGCTTGTGAAGCAAGGTAGGGAAGCGAGAAAAAAGAAGAGCAAGGCCCCCGCACTTCAGGGCAACCCTCAGAAGAGAGGAGTCTGCGTGAGGGTTTACACGGTAACCCCCAAAAAGCCCAACTCAGCCCTGAGAAAGGTTACCAGGGTCAGACTATCAAACGGCATTGAGGTTACTGCCTACATACCGGGTGAGGGACACAACCTTCAGGAGCACTCTCTTGTTCTTGTGAGGGGTGGAAGGGTAAAGGACCTGCCCGGAGTAAGATACAAGGTGGTGAGAGGTGCCCTGGATACTGCCGGAGTGGCAAACAGGAGACAATCAAGGTCAAAGTATGGAGCCAAGAGGCCAAAACCCGGTCAACAGGCTCAGGCAAAGGGAGGTAAGAAGTAA
- the rpoC gene encoding DNA-directed RNA polymerase subunit beta': protein MRKGLLPFERIKLMLASPEEIRSWSYGEVKKPETINYRTHKPEKDGLFCAKIFGPIKDYECLCGKYRGKRFEGTICDRCGVEVTKSYVRRKRFGHIDLAAPVAHIWFLKSTPSKIATLMGLSVRDVERVIYFESYLVIEYPMNEEEERAFAQQEDTLPLKDDMGNTRFVRLHVVDEDTYNAEFATSLEHKYEGGMGAEIIKKILSSLDLETYAKKLREEIRPYSLGYEDLSEELFNRYRKLYERMVRVLAEDLSLYGADIKAPEGMALNEVLHNIICEKLYLDPESGSLSQEPAEGFMTGREAIQSYYEKLRQKKKDLPVFEKIKGDIRSAVLKEVSESKVKKILRVLKLVEDFIKSGSRPEWMILEVLPVLPPELRPLVALDGGRFATSDLNDLYRRIINRNNRLRRLIELDAPEIIIRNEKRMLQEVVSALIDNGKRGRVVTQNGRALKSLSDYLRGKQGRFRQNLLGKRVDYSGRSVIVVGPELKMHQCGLPRIMALELFKPFVYRRLEEKGYATSIKNAKKLVDQKTPEVWECLEEVVKQHPVLLNRAPTLHRMSIQAFEPVLVDGKAIQLHPLVCPPFNADFDGDQMAVHVPLGITAQLEAYILMLSTQNILSPAHGKPITMPSQDMILGVYYMTQEISGVKGEGKLFFSREEVLLALENKRVDMHARIKLRLEDGKLVETTPGRVLFNSILPEGHPFVNEPMDKKKVSKLIASIYNRYGTERTARFLDDLKELGYNIATRAAVSIGVEDLQIPGVKKEVLSQAFEQTDEIAELHRNGIITAKERYNRIIDLWSEITDRVSKAMFEEIEKSTRREGEKVYTGIFNPIYMMANSGARGNRDQIRQLAAMRGLMAKHTGEFIETPIVSNFREGLSVLEYFISTYGARKGLADTALKTAFAGYLTRRLVDVAQDITIVEKDCGTYRGIVMEPIVEGGEEKVSLKDRIIGRTLAEDVFDPYTGEAIAQRNQIVDEELADRIVHAGIERVMVRSSLTCESQHGICAMCYGWDLSQRKLVDVGEAVGIIAAQSIGEPGTQLTMRTFHIGGAAVAERVKGELFNEKAGVVRYYNIRLITNREGKRINISKDGAIGILDSEGRMVERHAVPYGASILAEEGKEVSENTLLAEWDPFNTFIIAEEPGRVEFKDIALDITVKEERDPLTGKTSTIVSFTRPKDAMLHTPKIVVHTEDGREVSYDLPVNSILNVPAERVSFEWVVCPTCSESEGTEIQHKYYVVKDYMVQPGDVLARIPKEMAKVRDIVGGLPRVEELFEARRPKNPAILTEIDGIVRIFEDADEVIVFNPRTGETRKYDIKKDEYILVSHGQYVQKGTKITDRIEAEIEGQVRIKGRGYRVVVYNRETGLQKEYFVPKGKHLLVKNGDLVNAGDPLTDGTPVPEEILRIKGVEELQRFLLKEVQMVYRLQGVDINDKHFEIIIRQMLRRRRIVDPGDSRFLMNEEVEVEELQQEIERIREEGGKIPKAEPILVGISKAALTSRSWISSASFQETTKVLTDAACEGKVDDLRGIKENVIIGNLIPAGTGLWEYAEVEVLEEEKAKVLKDVL, encoded by the coding sequence ATGAGGAAAGGACTTCTCCCCTTTGAAAGAATAAAGCTCATGCTCGCCTCTCCTGAGGAGATAAGGAGCTGGAGCTATGGGGAGGTGAAAAAGCCAGAAACCATAAACTACAGAACCCACAAGCCTGAAAAGGATGGACTATTCTGTGCCAAGATATTCGGTCCAATAAAGGATTACGAGTGCCTGTGTGGAAAATACAGGGGCAAGCGTTTTGAGGGCACTATATGCGACAGATGCGGTGTTGAGGTTACAAAATCCTACGTAAGGAGGAAGAGATTCGGACACATAGACCTTGCTGCACCTGTAGCCCACATATGGTTTCTCAAAAGCACACCCTCAAAAATAGCCACCCTAATGGGTCTTTCTGTAAGGGATGTGGAAAGGGTTATCTACTTTGAGTCCTATCTGGTTATAGAGTATCCCATGAACGAGGAAGAAGAAAGGGCCTTTGCCCAGCAGGAAGATACCCTTCCCCTAAAGGATGATATGGGCAACACGAGGTTTGTCCGGCTCCATGTGGTGGATGAGGATACTTACAACGCCGAGTTTGCAACAAGCCTGGAGCACAAGTATGAAGGGGGTATGGGTGCTGAAATAATAAAGAAAATTCTTTCTTCCCTTGACCTTGAAACCTATGCAAAGAAGCTCAGGGAGGAGATAAGGCCCTACAGTCTGGGTTATGAGGACCTTTCAGAGGAGCTCTTTAACAGGTACAGAAAGCTTTACGAGCGTATGGTCAGGGTGCTGGCGGAAGACCTGAGCCTGTATGGTGCAGACATCAAGGCTCCCGAGGGTATGGCGCTCAATGAGGTTCTGCATAATATCATATGCGAAAAGCTTTACCTTGACCCTGAAAGCGGTAGCCTTTCTCAGGAGCCTGCAGAGGGCTTCATGACGGGAAGAGAGGCTATTCAGTCCTATTATGAAAAACTCCGTCAAAAGAAAAAGGACCTCCCTGTATTTGAGAAGATAAAGGGTGACATAAGGAGCGCGGTCCTGAAAGAGGTTTCAGAATCAAAGGTAAAAAAGATACTGAGGGTCCTCAAGCTTGTGGAGGACTTTATAAAGAGCGGTAGCAGGCCAGAGTGGATGATACTTGAGGTGCTCCCTGTTCTTCCACCAGAGCTCAGACCACTGGTTGCCCTTGATGGCGGGCGTTTTGCCACATCGGACCTCAATGACCTCTACAGAAGAATCATAAACCGCAACAACAGGTTAAGGAGGCTCATAGAGCTTGATGCACCCGAGATAATCATAAGGAACGAAAAGAGGATGCTTCAGGAGGTGGTCTCCGCCCTCATTGACAACGGAAAGCGTGGAAGGGTCGTTACCCAGAACGGAAGGGCTCTCAAGTCCCTATCAGATTACCTGAGGGGTAAGCAGGGGCGCTTCAGGCAGAACCTGCTTGGTAAAAGGGTTGACTACTCGGGAAGAAGCGTCATAGTGGTAGGTCCAGAGCTCAAGATGCACCAGTGCGGTCTCCCCAGAATAATGGCCCTTGAGCTCTTCAAGCCCTTTGTTTACAGAAGGCTTGAGGAAAAGGGCTACGCAACTTCCATAAAGAACGCCAAGAAGCTTGTGGACCAGAAGACGCCAGAGGTCTGGGAGTGCCTGGAGGAAGTGGTAAAACAGCATCCAGTTCTCCTTAACCGTGCACCAACCCTTCACAGAATGTCCATACAGGCCTTTGAGCCAGTCCTTGTGGATGGAAAAGCCATACAACTTCATCCTCTAGTGTGTCCTCCCTTTAATGCGGACTTTGATGGGGACCAGATGGCGGTGCATGTTCCTCTGGGGATTACAGCACAGCTTGAAGCCTACATTCTTATGCTCTCCACCCAGAACATACTCTCCCCAGCACATGGCAAGCCCATAACCATGCCCTCTCAGGATATGATACTGGGCGTTTACTACATGACTCAGGAGATATCTGGAGTGAAGGGTGAGGGCAAGCTTTTCTTCAGCAGAGAGGAGGTGCTTCTTGCTCTTGAAAACAAGAGAGTGGACATGCACGCCCGCATAAAACTCAGGCTTGAGGATGGAAAGCTTGTCGAGACAACCCCTGGTAGGGTTCTCTTCAACAGCATACTACCAGAAGGACATCCCTTTGTAAACGAGCCCATGGACAAGAAAAAGGTCTCCAAGCTCATAGCAAGCATATACAACAGATACGGTACTGAAAGAACCGCCAGGTTCCTCGATGATCTGAAAGAGCTCGGCTATAACATTGCCACGAGGGCTGCGGTATCCATAGGTGTTGAAGACCTTCAGATTCCGGGTGTAAAGAAGGAGGTTCTCTCTCAGGCTTTTGAACAGACAGACGAAATCGCAGAGCTTCACAGGAACGGCATAATAACTGCAAAGGAGCGCTATAACAGGATAATTGACCTCTGGTCTGAGATAACGGACAGGGTCTCAAAGGCTATGTTTGAGGAGATAGAAAAAAGCACGAGAAGAGAGGGGGAAAAGGTATACACGGGCATATTCAACCCCATATACATGATGGCAAACTCTGGAGCCCGTGGAAACAGGGACCAGATAAGACAGCTTGCTGCCATGAGGGGCCTCATGGCAAAGCATACGGGAGAGTTCATAGAGACACCAATTGTATCCAACTTCAGAGAGGGCCTTTCCGTGCTTGAATACTTCATCTCCACCTACGGAGCCAGAAAGGGCCTTGCAGATACTGCACTCAAGACCGCCTTTGCAGGATACCTTACAAGAAGGCTTGTGGATGTGGCACAGGACATAACCATAGTGGAGAAAGACTGTGGAACATACAGGGGCATAGTTATGGAGCCCATAGTGGAGGGGGGTGAAGAAAAGGTATCCCTCAAGGACAGGATAATAGGTAGGACCCTTGCAGAGGATGTGTTTGACCCTTACACGGGTGAGGCGATAGCCCAGAGGAACCAAATTGTGGACGAGGAGCTTGCGGACAGGATAGTGCATGCAGGAATAGAAAGGGTTATGGTCAGGTCTTCCCTCACCTGTGAGTCCCAGCATGGCATATGTGCCATGTGCTACGGATGGGACCTTTCCCAGAGGAAGCTGGTGGACGTGGGTGAGGCGGTGGGAATAATAGCAGCCCAGTCCATAGGAGAGCCAGGAACACAGCTTACCATGAGAACCTTCCACATAGGTGGTGCCGCCGTAGCTGAGAGGGTGAAGGGTGAACTCTTCAACGAGAAGGCAGGAGTGGTCAGATATTACAACATAAGGCTCATAACCAACAGAGAAGGAAAGAGGATAAACATATCCAAGGATGGTGCAATAGGTATACTGGACTCCGAGGGAAGGATGGTGGAGCGTCACGCGGTGCCATACGGAGCCAGCATACTTGCGGAAGAAGGAAAAGAAGTCTCAGAAAATACCCTCCTTGCAGAGTGGGACCCCTTCAACACCTTCATAATCGCAGAGGAACCTGGAAGGGTTGAGTTCAAGGACATAGCCCTTGACATAACAGTAAAGGAAGAGAGAGACCCCCTTACCGGCAAAACCTCCACCATAGTCTCCTTCACGAGACCCAAAGATGCTATGCTCCACACGCCAAAGATAGTGGTCCACACAGAGGATGGAAGAGAGGTTTCCTACGACCTTCCAGTCAACTCCATACTCAACGTGCCTGCAGAGAGGGTAAGTTTTGAATGGGTGGTATGTCCAACCTGCAGTGAGTCTGAGGGAACAGAGATACAGCACAAGTATTATGTGGTTAAAGACTACATGGTTCAGCCAGGAGATGTGCTGGCACGCATTCCAAAGGAAATGGCAAAGGTGCGAGACATAGTGGGAGGTCTTCCCAGAGTTGAGGAGCTCTTTGAGGCAAGAAGGCCCAAAAACCCCGCTATCCTGACGGAGATTGACGGCATTGTGAGAATCTTTGAGGATGCAGACGAGGTTATAGTCTTTAACCCCAGAACCGGCGAGACAAGAAAGTATGACATAAAGAAGGACGAATACATCCTTGTGAGCCACGGACAGTATGTGCAGAAGGGAACGAAGATAACAGACCGCATAGAGGCAGAGATAGAAGGACAGGTCCGGATAAAGGGAAGGGGTTACAGGGTTGTGGTTTATAACAGGGAAACTGGTCTTCAGAAGGAATACTTTGTGCCCAAGGGTAAACATCTTCTCGTGAAGAATGGAGACCTTGTAAACGCCGGAGACCCACTTACCGATGGAACACCTGTCCCAGAGGAAATACTCAGGATAAAGGGCGTGGAGGAGCTTCAGAGGTTTCTCCTGAAAGAGGTTCAGATGGTTTACAGGCTTCAGGGAGTGGACATAAACGACAAGCACTTTGAGATAATCATACGCCAGATGCTCAGACGCAGACGCATAGTGGACCCGGGCGACAGCAGATTTCTAATGAACGAGGAAGTGGAAGTGGAAGAGCTTCAGCAAGAGATAGAGAGAATAAGGGAGGAAGGAGGCAAGATACCAAAGGCGGAGCCCATCCTCGTGGGCATATCAAAGGCAGCCCTTACTTCCAGAAGCTGGATATCTTCAGCCTCCTTCCAGGAAACCACAAAGGTCCTCACAGATGCTGCCTGCGAAGGGAAGGTGGACGACCTGAGAGGTATAAAGGAAAACGTGATAATAGGAAACCTCATACCTGCAGGAACAGGTCTGTGGGAATATGCAGAGGTAGAGGTGCTTGAAGAAGAGAAGGCAAAAGTTTTGAAAGATGTGCTATAA